Within the Terriglobales bacterium genome, the region GCAGGGGAGGTCGCTAGCTAGTCTGGCCCTTCTTCTTGAGCTCGGCGATCAGCCTCTCGAAGCCCCTCATGCCCGCCTGCATGAGCCGCTCGTGCGTCTCGTCATAGAGAGATTGCCCTGCGGGCGTCGACGGATCTTCGCTTGGCTCGGAGGTAGTTGGCTTCGGCTTGTCGTCCACTCTGGACACCTCTCGACTCCTATTATGCACTTGGCTGACAAGGCGGAAGTTGGTTCTGGCTGACCGCAGCCGTTACGGCAGCTTCATCAACTTGACGTTCACGCTTCCGCCGTCCACCGTCACGACGAAGTAGTGGAAGAAGCCGTGGTTGTTGGACTGGAGTGGCGCGCCGGCGCCGCCGGTCACCAGATAGCGCGGCGTGCCGGAGGTCGAGCCGGACATCGGGTCGGTGAGGTCGTCGGGCGCCTGCGGGTTGAAGTAGACGTGCTCGTGCGCCGAGAACACCGCGGTGATGTTCGGATACTTGGCGAAGATGGCTTTGAGCGCGTCGCGCGAGTCCTTGTCGAGCTCGTTCTTGGCCTTGAAGGAGTGCACCGAGTGGTGCATGAAGACGAAGACGTGCTGGGCGCCCTGGTGCGCCCAGAGGTCCTGGTCGAGCCACTGGCGCTGCGCGGCCGAGATGTAGCCGGGATCGAGCCCGTCGTCGGAGGGCGGCGACTTCACCGTCAGCGGCGGCGCGACCTCCTCGGTGTTGAGCGCGATGAAGTGCGAGTTGCCGTAGTCGAACGAGCCGTAGGCCGGGCCGATGAGCTGCTCGTACCAGCCGGTCATGGTGGCGTTCGGGACGTCGTTGGCGTCGTCCATCTCGTGGTTGCCGGGGGCGTTGTGGACGGGGACGCCGGTGGCCGCGAACACCGCCAGCACTGCGTTGTACTGCGACTCGATGAGCGCGCGGTCGTCGGGCGCCTTGCCGTGGATGAGGTCGCCGCAGGAGAGCGCGAACGCCGGCTTGTTGGCCGCGAGCGCGTTGGCGATGGCCTGGATGGTCGGCGTGG harbors:
- a CDS encoding metallophosphoesterase, which encodes MRLQLRPFLCLAALAIVASLLLACVHDYDPRALAALPGTGSLGSAGDPNNFTFYVFGDNRPDKKDDPPTPTIQAIANALAANKPAFALSCGDLIHGKAPDDRALIESQYNAVLAVFAATGVPVHNAPGNHEMDDANDVPNATMTGWYEQLIGPAYGSFDYGNSHFIALNTEEVAPPLTVKSPPSDDGLDPGYISAAQRQWLDQDLWAHQGAQHVFVFMHHSVHSFKAKNELDKDSRDALKAIFAKYPNITAVFSAHEHVYFNPQAPDDLTDPMSGSTSGTPRYLVTGGAGAPLQSNNHGFFHYFVVTVDGGSVNVKLMKLP